One segment of Triticum aestivum cultivar Chinese Spring chromosome 2A, IWGSC CS RefSeq v2.1, whole genome shotgun sequence DNA contains the following:
- the LOC123191870 gene encoding uncharacterized protein, with product MPTGAAGPVANEPLEISPTPTPPPPPQTIESAPPNMPPTSLCHHGYRTIFTVSLRPSTRDLKVGREDTGLGGNRTAADRREQPPPSRGANRTWRQGLARPPPARTDPNESGQYVPAATLQHASRRSHHHRSHDPFVTPPGSHAVATGPQARPSPDAAGQPPTTPPRSQRPCRRIEGTRGPQDAAAEPHRRQPSSIAVGQEGAPTLPPGARGKGRPPPPAPPGHAEAPPPSSSPEENQTSATKTPPANLSPETTLAISPLDELLPTVAPPPSPFFDPPYMKAGQVALRCFLGCGNAMGLEFEDDASYYLRLSITTPAIHLASPLYIIFHYSNRRLDAIIVAALLQSVLGGAAADFFVAHCSPLVYRFHVASARIAEIILAQSTLRSRAYAFSFLRTLPPLPPSPPHDATCMPLAHLLQIPEDLGLHFESVAWTQCRSLISQRPPNQPHGCRTYVRVIQFPFTLDAITTSLILVCLFGDTHHHFNVTDDGDSCFSFTVASPAVAALIASMGDFHKLGILLRFPWPVPTGCAPCSPSGTTMPSNGPMSSSPAADDPTLPPPASTTIVLSKERRQRPGISFFYHMLNVLRSCQLTPHANYTHHTHLF from the exons ATGCCCACGGGCGCAGCAGGGCCGGTGGCGAACGAGCCACTAGAGATTTCTCCCACCCCaacaccaccaccgccacctcaGACAATCGAAAGCGCACCGCCCAACATGCCGCCCACCAGCCTGTGCCACCACGGATACCGCACCATCTTCACCGTTTCGCTGAGGCCATCAACACGAGACCTGAAGGTAGGACGAGAAGACACCGGGCTCGGAGGCAACCGCACCGCAGCCGACAGGAGGGAACAACCTCCACCGTCACGCGGAGCCAACCGGACATGGCGACAGGGACTTGCCAGGCCACCACCGGCCCGGACGGACCCCAACGAGTCCGGACAGTACGTCCCTGCAGCCACGCTGCAGCACGCCAGCCGCCGGAGCCACCACCACCGCAGCCACGACCCCTTCGTCACACCACCAGGGAGCCACGCCGTCGCGACCGGACCGCAGGCCCGCCCCAGCCCAGACGCCGCCGGTCAGCCGCCCACCACGCCGCCCCGCAGCCAACGGCCATGCCGCCGCATCGAGGGCACCCGAGGCCCACAGGACGCCGCCGCCGAGCCTCACCGCCGCCAGCCGAGCAGCATCGCCGTCGGGCAGGAGGGAGCCCCGACTCTCCCTCCCGGCGCGCGGGGGAAGGGACGTCCACCGCCGCCGGCGCCACCTGGGCACGCCGAAG ccccccccccctcctcctcgccggaggaGAACCAGACATCAGCCACCAAAACCCCTCCGGCCAACCTGTCGCCGGAAACAACTCTAGCCATCAGTCCTCTCGACGAACTCCTCCCCACAGTAGCTCCTCCACCATCGCCTTTTTTCGACCCGCCGTACATGAAAGCCGGCCAGGTTGCACTCCGCTGCTTCCTGGGCTGTGGCAATGCCATGGGCTTGGAGTTCGAGGATGATGCCTCCTACTACCtccgcctctccatcaccacccCCGCCATCCACCTCGCCTCACCGCTCTACATCATCTTCCACTACTCCAACCGCCGCCTTGATGCCATTATCGTTGCCGCCCTGCTCCAGTCTGTTCTTGGCGGTGCTGCTGCTGACTTCTTCGTTGCCCATTGCTCTCCCCTTGTTTATCGCTTCCATGTGGCTTCCGCGCGTATAGCAGAGATCATCCTCGCACAATCCACACTTCGCTCCCGTGCTTACGCTTTCTCCTTCTTGAGAACTCTGCCCCCGCTCCCACCTTCCCCTCCCCACGATGCCACATGCATGCCGTTGGCTCACCTGCTCCAAATTCCAGAGGATCTGGGCCTTCACTTTGAGAGCGTAGCCTGGACACAATGTCGCTCGCTCATCTCCCAGCGTCCACCAAACCAACCGCATGGATGCCGCACGTATGTGCGTGTCATTCAGTTCCCTTTCACCCTTGACGCCATCACGACGAGTCTCATCCTAGTTTGCCTATTCGgtgacacccaccaccacttcAACGTCACGGACGACGGAGACTCCTGCTTCTCCTTCACAGTGGCCTCGCCTGCCGTTgccgcgctcatcgcctccatgggcgACTTCCATAAGCTGGGCATCCTGCTCCGCTTCCCTTGGCCTGTTCCTACGGGGTGTGCTCCATGCTCTCCATCGGGGACGACCATGCCATCGAATGGGCCTATGTCATCCTCGCCGGCGGCAGACGATCCTACCCTGCCGCCACCTGCGTCTACAACTATTGTTCTCTCGAAGGAGCGTCGTCAACGGCCGGGTATAAGCTTTTTCTACCATATGCTTAATGTTCTCCGCTCTTGCCAGCTTACACCACATGCAAATTACACCCATCACACGCATTTGTTTTGA